The genomic segment GATGAACGCCGCCGCCCGGAACGCCGTGATATCGTCGAAACTCCGCGCCACCACCTGAACGCCCACCGGAATGCCGTTCTCCGCCCGGCCCACCGGCACGGTCAGCACCGGCAGCACGCCCAGCATGTTGAACGCATGGGTCGTGACCCAGTCGTAATCGGTGTTCAGGCTGACCCCGTTCACCTCCATCCGCTCCCACGGCATCTGCTCGGCCCCCACGTCGTTGACCAGCGTCGTCGGACAAAGCAGCGCGTCATGGTCGCGCAACACGGGCTCGAGCTGCGCATAAAGCCGCTGCGCACAGGCGCGCTCCTCGGCCAGCGCCGACACCCGCGCGCCTTCAAGCTGCTCGCGCTGCCAGACAAGATAGGGCGACAGCTCCTCCGCCCGGTCGGGGAAGTAACGGGTGATCGCGTCGCCCAGCATCACCAACGCGTGGTGGCTCGCGGCCTCGGTGATATCCCCGGGCCAGTCGATCGCCGGATGCCCGATCTCGGCCCCCGCCGCCGCCAGCCGCGCCACCGCTTCGTCCAGAACCCGCCGCACCCCGGCTTCGGGCCCGGTCGGCCCGAGATCGAAGCTGACGGCAAGGCGCGGCCTGCTCCCGCTGCCCAACCCCTCCGGCACCGCCACCCGCTCCCGCAGGCTGTGCATATCCGCCGCGTGACAGCCCGAGATGACATTCAGCAACAGCGCGCAATCGCCCACCGTCTGCCCCATCGGCCCGATCACGCTGTAGACATCATGCCCCTCGTCAGGGTCCGGCACCCGCCCATGCGGCGGCTTGTACCCGGCAATCCCGCACATCGACGCCGGCACCCGGACCGACCCGGCACTGTCGCCGCCGATGGCCAGCGTGCTCGTGCCTGCCGCAAGGCTCGCCGCCGACCCGCCCGACGAGCCGCCGGGCGTCACATCCGTATTCCACGGGTTGCGCGTCACGCCCCAGGCCTTGGTCGCCGTGATCCAGCCCATCGCGAATTCCGACGTGGTGCTGCGGGCGTGCAGGATACCCCCCGCCGCCCGGATCCTTGCCACCACCGGATGATCAGCCTCCGCCACCGGGCTCTCGACCACCCGGCTGCCCCGTGTCGTGCGCCCGCCCACCTGGTCGTAGACATCCTTCACCGCCACCGTCAGCCCTTCCAGCGGCCGCACCTCGCCACGCCCGCCATAGCGCGCTTCGGCCTCCCTGGCCTGCGCCAGCGCCGCTTCGAAAAACGTCTCGGTAAACGCATTCACCACCGGCTCCACTCGCTCGGCCTGCGCGATCTGCGCCTCGACCACCTCGACCGGTGACAGGCTCCGCTCGCGGTACCGCTTCCGCAGCTCCAGAGCAGGCATCCGGCACAGTTCGTCACCGGGCAAAAGGCGCGTGAGGGTCTTCATGGTCATCTGGCCGGCCTAGGTCCGTCCGGCCGTCTTGCGCGAAAGCTGGGCGCTTGTCGCCCGGATCAGCCGGTCGATGATGATCGACAGGAAGGAAATCCCCAAGCCCGCCACGATCCCTTCGCCCGGCTGCACCTTGGAAATCGCGATCAACGTGTCATGCTCCAGCCCCCGCGTGCCCACCAGCGCGGTGATCACCAGCATGCCGAAGGCGAACATCACCGTCTGGTTCACCCCCAGCAGGATATCCGGCAGCGCCAGCGGCAGTTGCACATGCCGCAGCTTCTGCCAGCGCGAACAGCCCGACATCTCGGCGGCGTCGATATTCGACTTCGTCACCCCCCGGATCCCCTCTTTCGTATAGCGGATCCCCGGCGGCAGCGCGTAGGCCACAATGGCAATGAGGCCGGAGAACTCCCCCACGCTGAACAGCATCACCACCGGGATCAGGTAGACGAAATTCGGCATGGTCTGCAGCGTGTCGATCACCGGCGTCACCGCCCGGTCGGCCCAGTCCGACAGCCCGGCCAGGATACCCACCGGCAGCGCGATGATCAGCGTCAGGATCGTCGCCAGTACAACCAGGTAAAGCGAGGTCATCGCCGCATCCCAATAGCCCGTCACCACGATGAACCCCAGCAAGCCCGCGCAGACCGCCGCCAGCCGCCAGCCGCTCAGCGCCCAGCCCAGGAAGGCCACCGCCGCGATGGCCACCGCCCACGGCACGCCCAGCAGGAAATCCTTGGTCGGGCGCATGACCGACAGGATGGTGGTATCCCGCACCGCCTTGATCTGGGTGTAGTATGTATCGCTCACCCACAGGATCGCGTCGTTCCAGAAATTCCCGGTCGAAATCGTCCAGGCGTCCGGATACTCCCCCAGCGCCGGCACGAACGGCGCCACCAGGACCAATACCACGGTCGCCCCCAGACAGATCCACCACGCCCTGTGCCGCTCCCAGAGCGAACCCTCCACCTCCGCATGGCTCGGCCGCCGCAGCGCCGCCGCCTTCGACAGCCGGTCCAGCAGCACCGCCATCAGCGTGATCGCGATCCCCGCCTCGACCGCCTCGCCGATGCGCAGCGCCTTCAGCCCTTTATAGACCTCGCCGCCAAGCCCCCCGGCCCCGATCACCGACGCGATGATCACCATGGCAAAGGTCAGCAAAATCACCTGGTTCAGCCCGATCAGCAGATGCTGCCGCGCCGCCGGCAGCAACACCGTCCACATCTTCTGCCGCGGCGTGCAGCCCGCCATCGTGCCGAAATCGGCGATATTCGCCGGCACCCGCTGCAGCGCCGCCGTCGTCACCCGCGCCATGGGCGGCATCGCATAGATCACCGTCGCAATGATCGCCGCCACCGGGTTGAACCCGAACAGCAGCAGCACCGGCACGAGATAGGAAAAGGTCGGGATGGTCTGCATCACGTCATAGACTGGCGTCAGAATGCGGTTCGCGGTCTCGCTGCGATAGCCCAGCACGCCCAGCAGGATGCCCAGCACAAGGCTGATCAGCACGGCAAACACCACCGACGACAGCGTCAGCATGGCCGAGCCCCAAAGCCCGAAGATCAGGAAATAGCCCAGCGTCAGCGCGGTAAAGACCGCCACCCGCACCCCCGCCAGCCGCCACGCGAACAGCGTGAAACCGGCGCAGACCGCAGGCCAGGGCAGCGGCGGCAGGGTCGTCGCCTCGCCATCCGCCCCGTAGAAGGTGAACCCTTCCGACAAAAGCCCCTGCGCGATGTCCACCGGCACTTCCAGCAGCCCCGCGAACATCCGCGACACCTCCGACAGGGTCACCCCGCCAAGCGCCAGGTCATTGACCACATACTTGATCGCATCCGTGCCCCAGGCCGCGATGCCCCAGACCATGCTTTCGGGATAATCCTCCAGCCACGCAGGCAGGCCGATGACGCCCGCGGCCACGATGCCGATCAGCACCAGCACCGGCGCCAGCTCGGCCGCCGTCCTGTGCCACCCGCCACGCATGTCGACACTGGCACTCATGTCACGTCTTCGTTCAGCAACAGCCGGATCACCGTCTTCGCCGCGATCCGCCCGACAAGATTGCCCTCGGCGTCGACCACGTCCGTCGGCCCGTCGGCATTGACGATCTGGCCCGCCACATCGCCCACGATATCGGTCTCCTTCACCGGCTCGCCCCGCACGGCCCCCGCCGCCGGCACCATGACAGAACCCACCTTCACCACCTGCCGGCGCGGGATCTTCCGGGTGAACTTGGCCACGTAATCATCGGCCGGGCTGGTGATCAGCTCTTCCGGCGTGCCAACCTGCACCACCCGGCCCGAATGCATGATGGCGATCCGGTCGGCCAGCCGCACGGCCTCTTCGAAATCATGGGTCACGAAAACGATCGACTTCCGCAGCATCCCCTGGATGCGCAGGAATTCGCTCTGCATCTCCGCCCGGATCAGCGGGTCGAGCGCCGAAAACGGCTCGTCGAGGAACCAGACCTCCGGCTCGGTCATCAGGCTGCGGGCGATACCGACCCGCTGCTGCTGCCCGCCCGACAGCTCGTGCGGCATGTAGGCCTCGCGCCCGGCAAGCCCCACCATCTCGACCAGCTCGCGCGCCTTCTTCTGCCGCTCGGCCTTGCCCACCCCCTGCATCCGCAACGGAAAGGCTACGTTGTCGAGCACGGTCAGATGCGGCAACAGCGCGAAATCCTGAAACACCATGCTGACCGCATGCCGCCGCATCTCGATCAGCTTCTGCGGGCTCGCCCGGCCAAGGTCATAGCCCGCCACCTCAAGCTCGCCCAGCGTCGGCTCGACCAGCCCCGCCATGCAGCGCAGCAGCGTCGACTTGCCGGAACCGGAAAGCCCCATGATCACAAAAATCTCGTCGCGCCGCACCTGAAGGCTCACGTCGCGCACGGCGGCGATCACCTCTCGCTCGGCCAGCACCTCGTCGGTGATCTGCCCGGCGTCGCCCTTGGCCAGGGCGCCGGCGGCCTCGCCGTAAAGCTTCCAGACCGCGTCGCACCGGATCACCACGTCTTGCTTGGTTTCGCTCGTCATCGAACTCTGCAGGTCCTTCATGTGATCGGCTACCCTGTCTTGCACCGTTTGCAGCGAAACCGAAACGGCGCCCTCCCCGGTGATGCCCGCCGGCGCACGACTGACGCCGGCGGGCTCAACTTTCAGGCGCTTACTTCAGCCACGCCTGCCAGACGGCCTCGTTCTCGGCCATCCACTCGTCGGTCACGGTTTCCAGCGGCACACCGTCCACGTCGACCTTGCGGTAGCCATCGGTCAATTGGCTGTCTTCCAGCTCGAACTTCTCGATGATCGCGGCGGCCTCGGGCTCGGCGTCGACGAACTCCTTGTTGGCAAAGAGCCACAGCACGCCGGTCTCGACGTTGCAGTCATGGGTCGCCTCCGGGTTCGAGCCCCAGGACGGGTCGTCGTGACAGCCCTCTTCGTATTCCGGGAACTCGACGAACTCGCCCTCGTCGCTCATGAAATACCAGTGCGGGGTATAGCCCCACGCGATCACCGGCTCCCCCCGGCGCGCGGCGGCCGACACGGTCGCCACCAGCGCCGCGGCACTGCCCGAGGCGATGGGTTCCACGTCGATATCGAAGGCCGTCGCCATCTCCTCGACCGGCATGATCCAGTCGGCGGGCCCTTCCACGAACCGCGCTTTCGGCGCAGTCTCGGCGGTGGCCAGCGCCTCGATGCAGCCCGGCTCCTTCAGCGCCTTCCAGTCGGGCAGGCCCGGGCAGACCTCCTTAAGCGACATCGGATACCACCACCCCTCGGCGGTGCTGATCCCGGTCGAGCCCGCGTTCACGGCCTTGCCGCTCTCGGTCGAGCCCTCGCAAAGCTCCATCGTCGACTGCCAGCACACGGTGTAATGCAAATCGCCCGTCTGGATGCCCGAGAAGCTGGCGGCATAATCGGCATCGACATACTCGATGTTGTACCCGGCCTTCTCCAGCGTCGCGCCAAGGATGGTCGAGATCAGGTCGGTCGAGGTGTCGCTCACGATGGGGATCACCACCGGTTCCGTCCGGTCGGTCGCCAGCGCCGGGGCCGCCGCCGCAAGACAGGCCGCGCCCGCCACTGTCCGGAGTGCATAATTCGTAAAGGTCATTCGTTACTCCCTGCTATGTAGGCTTTGTTTTTCCCGGCGATCGCGCCCCGCACGCCTTGGCGAGGCGGCGGCACGATCCGCACCGGTCTTGATCTTCCAAGCTTACCTAAGCGGCGGAACGCCCGGAAAGAAAGTCTCGCAATGTCGTGCAAAAAGCTACAGGTCGCGACATCCCGTCACGACCGGAACACATCCCACGGCCGCCCGGTAAAGACCTGCTCCTCCGGGTCGGAATCGTTGCGCGTGGCGTCGAGGATATCAGAGGGAATCGTCGGATCGTCGAGGCTGATCAGCCCGCATTCCCGGATCTCGGCGCGCACGTCCACCTTGGGCCCCAGCGCTTCCCACACCACGCGGTAACAGGCGATATCGCGCGACATGGCACTGCTCACCCCAAGGCTCAGGCCGGTCATCAGCGACGCCTGGTCCATCCGCGACGGGTACAAGATCGTCGTCCACATCATCTGCCCCGCGCGCTTCTCGCGCTCGTGCACCATGATCCGCTCGCCATTGTGAAAGGCGATGCCGGTATAGAAGAGCAGGTTCCGCGACCGCCGCTTCGACGCCCCGTAATTCTCGACGTTCCAGATATAGACGAAGCCCTTGTCGGAAAACATCCGCATCAGCGAGCGCTGCATCATCCCCGGAAACTCCACCGGGCGGAAGAAGCACTTGTAATAGCCGATATACTCGGCCATGTCGCGTCGCGCATTGGGGTTCACCCGGTGCAGCTTGGCGATGAAACTGCCGAACGGGTCGATCTCGGGGCCCTGCGGCCGGCGCAGCGAGATCAGCCGGCTGAAATCGCCCGCCTCCATGTAGATCTCGTGCAGCTCGACCCCGAAGAAATCACAGATATTCCGCAGGTTCCGATGCGACGGCCGGCTCTGCCCGTTCAGGTAGCGGTGAAACTGCTGCCGGTTGATCGCCAGCTTCTCGCACACCTCGGTGATCGAGTGGGCGTAACTGCACAGCAGGCGCAGATTTTCCGGAAAACTGTCTTCGGCCAAGTCGGGCGCTCCTGAGTGGGGTGCGGGGCCAATATGATCCGGAGGGGGCAAACTGTCCAATTCCGCGGGCCCGGCATCACGGGCAATCCCCGGCGTTCCGGTGCAATTGCTGACAGGACAGGCAGATAATGGTGGGTCGTGAGAGGCTCGAACTCCCGACATCTTCGGTGTAAACGAAGCGCTCTACCAACTGAGCTAACGACCCGGTGACGCGTCTCATACAAAGACCGGCGCGGGCGCGCAAGGGCCAAGGTGACGATTGACACCACCCTTTGCACGCGCCTTCATGGCAGCCATGAGCTTCGACCCCGAAACCCACTGGACACACCCCGCCCGCCCCTTCGCCGATTTCCGCGTGGGCGAGGTGTTCCGCGCCCCCTCGCGCACCATGACCGAAGGCATCTTCGCCGCCTTCCAGACGGCCAGCGGCGACAATCACCCGATCCACTATGACCGCGCCTACCTGAAACGCCGCGGCCATCCCGAGCTCTACGCCCACGGCTACCAGACGCTCATCCAGGCCGCCATCGGCGCCTCGCCCCTGGCGCACGAGATGGGCGACGCCCTCATCGGCTTTCTCGAACAATCCAGCCGCTTCCTTGCCCCGGTCTATTGCGGCGACACGCTCTACCCGGCCTTCGAGATCACGGCCCTCACCGAAGGCAGCACCACGGGCGTGATGGAACTGAAAGTGACCATCCACAACCAGGACAGCGTGCTGGTGGTCGAGGGCATGCAGAAATACCTGCTCACCCTCTGATCCGGCCCTGGCCGGCGATCACCGTCGCCATCCCGTCCTTCACGTGATGCACCACCCCCTGCCCGCCCGGCACCTCGCCCATCCGCTCCAGCGGCAGGCCAAGCGCAAGGCAGCGCAGCGCGCGCGACGTCACGCCATGGGTCACGATCACCGTCGGCCCCGCGAGCCGCGCCAACAGCCGCGACAGCCGCGCCTCCATCTGCTCCAACCGTTCGCCGCCCGGTGCGGTGAACTTCCACAGATGCGGATCCTCGGTCATGTCCTCCGGCAAGCGCGCGGCAAGGTCTGAAATCAGCTCTCCGTGCCAGTCTCCCATGTCGATCTCGCGCAGGTCCGGCTCCGCAACCACCTCGAGGCCCAGCCCCGCCACGGCAATGCGAGCCGTCTCCCACGCCCGCCCCGACGGGCTCGACAGAACCGAAACCCCCTCCGGCAGACAAGTTTCGAGAATCGCGCCCTGCGCCCGGGCCTGCCGCAGACCGGTCTCGGTCAGCGGGCTGTCGAGATGCCCCTGAAGGCGCCCCTCGACATTCCATTCGGTCTCGCCATGCCGCAAAATCCACATTTCCGGCAGGGACATGGCCATTCGCGCCTCATGCAAGGGGGGAGAATGGTGGGTGATAAGAGATTCGAACTCCTGACATCTTCGATGTGAACGAAGCGCTCTACCACTGAGCTAATCACCCGCCGACGCGTCTATTAGCGTTACTCCGCGGGCTCTGCAACCGTCTCGTTCGATTTATCGTCATCCGCGCGATCCGCCGGGTCCAGCGCCGGGCCCGCCGTCTTGCTCTGGCGGATCTTGGCGACGGTGATCCGCGCGTTCGACGTGTCCTTGGTGCGCTGGTGCTTGATCTTGCCAAAGGGCTGCAGGTTCACCTCGCGCCCCTCGGCGATGGCCTCGGCCAGAACGTCGATCATCGCCTCGATCGCGGGCTTGGCGAATTTCTTGCGCACGCCCGAGCGGGTCACCACCTCGTCGATCAGCTCGCGTTTCTTCAGCTCTGTCGAGGTGACCACGGTCGGCGTCGTATCGGGCACGACATCCGGCGCGGTCTTGGCCGCGGCCGAGCCCGGCGCGGGCTTCGTCGCCGCCCTTGCGGGCTTGGCGGATGTCGCTTTCTTGGGGGTGGAAGACTTGGACTTGCTCGATCCAGTCGTTCTCGCTGCCATGGTGTGCCTCTTTTGTTTCAATTATGTTTCAACCCTACCGCTTTTCTTGTGATTTGGCCACCTGTCAGTTGACTGATGGTAGGTTCATACTTTTAATCCGACTAGATATAGTACCTGGGGAACTAACGTGAAAAAGACACTTGCTGCTGCCGCAATTGCCGCGACCTTGGTTGCCGGAACCGCCTCTGCCGGTTCGCTGTCCGATCCGATCGTCACGCCGGAT from the Roseovarius indicus genome contains:
- a CDS encoding MaoC family dehydratase; translated protein: MAAMSFDPETHWTHPARPFADFRVGEVFRAPSRTMTEGIFAAFQTASGDNHPIHYDRAYLKRRGHPELYAHGYQTLIQAAIGASPLAHEMGDALIGFLEQSSRFLAPVYCGDTLYPAFEITALTEGSTTGVMELKVTIHNQDSVLVVEGMQKYLLTL
- a CDS encoding histidine phosphatase family protein, with translation MAMSLPEMWILRHGETEWNVEGRLQGHLDSPLTETGLRQARAQGAILETCLPEGVSVLSSPSGRAWETARIAVAGLGLEVVAEPDLREIDMGDWHGELISDLAARLPEDMTEDPHLWKFTAPGGERLEQMEARLSRLLARLAGPTVIVTHGVTSRALRCLALGLPLERMGEVPGGQGVVHHVKDGMATVIAGQGRIRG
- a CDS encoding helix-turn-helix domain-containing protein, whose translation is MAEDSFPENLRLLCSYAHSITEVCEKLAINRQQFHRYLNGQSRPSHRNLRNICDFFGVELHEIYMEAGDFSRLISLRRPQGPEIDPFGSFIAKLHRVNPNARRDMAEYIGYYKCFFRPVEFPGMMQRSLMRMFSDKGFVYIWNVENYGASKRRSRNLLFYTGIAFHNGERIMVHEREKRAGQMMWTTILYPSRMDQASLMTGLSLGVSSAMSRDIACYRVVWEALGPKVDVRAEIRECGLISLDDPTIPSDILDATRNDSDPEEQVFTGRPWDVFRS
- a CDS encoding quaternary amine ABC transporter ATP-binding protein, which encodes MKDLQSSMTSETKQDVVIRCDAVWKLYGEAAGALAKGDAGQITDEVLAEREVIAAVRDVSLQVRRDEIFVIMGLSGSGKSTLLRCMAGLVEPTLGELEVAGYDLGRASPQKLIEMRRHAVSMVFQDFALLPHLTVLDNVAFPLRMQGVGKAERQKKARELVEMVGLAGREAYMPHELSGGQQQRVGIARSLMTEPEVWFLDEPFSALDPLIRAEMQSEFLRIQGMLRKSIVFVTHDFEEAVRLADRIAIMHSGRVVQVGTPEELITSPADDYVAKFTRKIPRRQVVKVGSVMVPAAGAVRGEPVKETDIVGDVAGQIVNADGPTDVVDAEGNLVGRIAAKTVIRLLLNEDVT
- a CDS encoding ABC transporter substrate-binding protein, which gives rise to MTFTNYALRTVAGAACLAAAAPALATDRTEPVVIPIVSDTSTDLISTILGATLEKAGYNIEYVDADYAASFSGIQTGDLHYTVCWQSTMELCEGSTESGKAVNAGSTGISTAEGWWYPMSLKEVCPGLPDWKALKEPGCIEALATAETAPKARFVEGPADWIMPVEEMATAFDIDVEPIASGSAAALVATVSAAARRGEPVIAWGYTPHWYFMSDEGEFVEFPEYEEGCHDDPSWGSNPEATHDCNVETGVLWLFANKEFVDAEPEAAAIIEKFELEDSQLTDGYRKVDVDGVPLETVTDEWMAENEAVWQAWLK
- a CDS encoding ABC transporter permease; this translates as MSASVDMRGGWHRTAAELAPVLVLIGIVAAGVIGLPAWLEDYPESMVWGIAAWGTDAIKYVVNDLALGGVTLSEVSRMFAGLLEVPVDIAQGLLSEGFTFYGADGEATTLPPLPWPAVCAGFTLFAWRLAGVRVAVFTALTLGYFLIFGLWGSAMLTLSSVVFAVLISLVLGILLGVLGYRSETANRILTPVYDVMQTIPTFSYLVPVLLLFGFNPVAAIIATVIYAMPPMARVTTAALQRVPANIADFGTMAGCTPRQKMWTVLLPAARQHLLIGLNQVILLTFAMVIIASVIGAGGLGGEVYKGLKALRIGEAVEAGIAITLMAVLLDRLSKAAALRRPSHAEVEGSLWERHRAWWICLGATVVLVLVAPFVPALGEYPDAWTISTGNFWNDAILWVSDTYYTQIKAVRDTTILSVMRPTKDFLLGVPWAVAIAAVAFLGWALSGWRLAAVCAGLLGFIVVTGYWDAAMTSLYLVVLATILTLIIALPVGILAGLSDWADRAVTPVIDTLQTMPNFVYLIPVVMLFSVGEFSGLIAIVAYALPPGIRYTKEGIRGVTKSNIDAAEMSGCSRWQKLRHVQLPLALPDILLGVNQTVMFAFGMLVITALVGTRGLEHDTLIAISKVQPGEGIVAGLGISFLSIIIDRLIRATSAQLSRKTAGRT
- a CDS encoding HU family DNA-binding protein: MAARTTGSSKSKSSTPKKATSAKPARAATKPAPGSAAAKTAPDVVPDTTPTVVTSTELKKRELIDEVVTRSGVRKKFAKPAIEAMIDVLAEAIAEGREVNLQPFGKIKHQRTKDTSNARITVAKIRQSKTAGPALDPADRADDDKSNETVAEPAE
- a CDS encoding amidase; this translates as MTMKTLTRLLPGDELCRMPALELRKRYRERSLSPVEVVEAQIAQAERVEPVVNAFTETFFEAALAQAREAEARYGGRGEVRPLEGLTVAVKDVYDQVGGRTTRGSRVVESPVAEADHPVVARIRAAGGILHARSTTSEFAMGWITATKAWGVTRNPWNTDVTPGGSSGGSAASLAAGTSTLAIGGDSAGSVRVPASMCGIAGYKPPHGRVPDPDEGHDVYSVIGPMGQTVGDCALLLNVISGCHAADMHSLRERVAVPEGLGSGSRPRLAVSFDLGPTGPEAGVRRVLDEAVARLAAAGAEIGHPAIDWPGDITEAASHHALVMLGDAITRYFPDRAEELSPYLVWQREQLEGARVSALAEERACAQRLYAQLEPVLRDHDALLCPTTLVNDVGAEQMPWERMEVNGVSLNTDYDWVTTHAFNMLGVLPVLTVPVGRAENGIPVGVQVVARSFDDITAFRAAAFIEAVMGAG